The DNA sequence GAGGTCGTGGGCTACCGCCACCACCCGGCCATCAAGGCCCCCGTGGCCGTGTGATGCTCGGCCTCATCTGGGCCCAGGCCCACGACCGCGTCATCGGCGCCGGCGGCACCATGCCCTGGCACCTGCCGGAGGACCTCGCCCACTTCCGCCGGACCACGACCGGCTCGGCCGTGGTCATGGGCCGGGCGACCTGGGACTCCCTCGACCCGCGCTACCGACCGCTGCCGGGCCGGACCAACGTCGTGCTCTCCCGTCGCGGTGCACAGGTCGACGGAGCACTCCTCGCCGACGACCTCGACGTCGCCCTGGCCCGGGCGGGCGACGGGGACGTGTGGGTGATCGGCGGGGCGGAGGTCTTCGCCCAGGTGATCGACCGGGCCGACACCCTCGTGGTGACCGACATCGACATCGACGTCGACGGCGACACCCGGGCCCCGGCGATCGACGACGCGGTCTGGGCCGTCCTGTCGGCCGACCCCGACCGCGGCTGGCACACCGCGGCGAACGGGCTGCGCTACCGGTTCACGACGTACGGGCGCGCCTGACTTCGCGGGGCGGCAGGCTCACGCCTGCGCCACGCGCCCGAGTCAGACAGCGGGCCTAACCGCCGGCCGGACCCGCCGTCAGGCCGCCGGTCAGGCCGCGCGGACCTCGATGAGGTTGTTCCACGGGTCGTTGAGGCGCAGGACCGCGCCGTCGTGCCGGACGTCGACGCCGTGACCGCGCATGCGCTCGGACAGGGCCGCGACGTCCTGCGCGGTGGGCACGACGATGTCCACCGTGCCGAGGCCGAGAGCCGGCACGCGCGGCCCGGCGCCAGCACTGTTCCAGGTGTTCATGGCCATGTGGTGGTGGTAGCCGCCCGCCGCGACGAACAGCGCCTGGGTGCCGTAGGTCGTGGTCTCCTCGAAGCCGAGCATGGCGACGTAGAAGTCCCGGGCCGTGGGCACGTCGCCCACCTGCAGGTGCACGTGCCCCACGACCGCACCCGGCAGCGTCGCGGGGACCGTCCGGTCCGTCGTGGTGATGAGGTCACGAGCCTCGTCCGTCAGGTGCTCGGCGAGGAAGCGGTTGGGGTCGAGGTAGTGGGTGGCCATCGCCACCTGCTTCACGCGGTCGCCGGTCCAGACCCACGCGTCACGAGGGCGGTCGACGTAGAGCTCGACGCCGTTGCCCTCAGGGTCCGTGAAGTAGAACGCCTCGGACACCAGGTGGTCGCTCGACCCGGCGAAGGTGCGGGGGGCCCGGACGGCGAGCGACGCGACGACGGCCGCGAGCGACGCGTGGTCCTCGAAGAGGAACGCCGTGTGGAACAGGCCCGCGCTGCGGGGGGACCCGGGCGGCAGCGACGGGTCGTGGCGCAGCACGAGGAGCTCGACGCCGTGCCGGCCGAGCGACACCTCGTCACCCTCGGCACGCAGCACCTGGAGCAGGACGCCGTCGCGGTAGTAGGTGGTCATGAGGTCGAGGTCGCCGACGAGCAACGTGACGCTGCCCATGGCGGTGGCTGCGGGCAGGAGGTCCTCGACGGGCCGGTTTGAGATCGGCGCGACGGTCTGGCTCATGGGTCTGGTCCCTCGGTCGTCGGTCGGAATGCTGTCACGGTACACGTACTTGAACGTTCAACTCAATACGAGTGCCGAGTATTCCGCGTCACGCGGACGAGGCCGGGGCCGGGGCCGGGCCCGGAGCGCATGGTCGCGCCGGAGCTGACGAGTCTTGACAGCCGACCCCCCGGAGCGGACATTTGCACCTCCCGGATCCCGGGAGCAGGCCACGACGAAGAGGCCCCATGTCCCCCTGCCCGCCACCACACGCCGGGCCCGAGGGCGGAGGCGGCCGACGACTGTCCCGAAGGGAGCCGCCGTACCGGCGCCGAGAGGCGCATCGCTCGGCCACCGCGCTCTTCGCTGCGCTGGTGGGCGGCGCCGTCGTCCTGGGAACGCTCCCCGTCCAGGCCGCGGGGGTCATGAAGTACAAGACGTAAGGTGCCGACCGAGGTGAGCCAGCCGAGGTTCATCACCCCGGGCTCCGACGGGAACCTCTGGTTCACCGAAGGCGGGCAGGACTTCACGCCGGGCCCCGACCCCGATGGCGCAGGCACGTTCCACAGCATCATCGGGATGATCGTGCCCACCGGCGAGATCACCGAGTTGCGGGTCGACTGCGACTGCTTCCTCGAGGACATCGAGCAGGGGCCCGACGACATCCTGTACTTCACCACCAACGACTTCGGCGTCCTGGGACGCGGCGAACAAGATCGCCGCCCCGACGCCGTCCTCCGCGACGGCAGCGACAAAGGCCCGGACCATGTGGTCCGGGCCTTCGTCATCGGTAGCGGGGGCAGGATTTGAACCTGCGACCTCCGGAACGAATCGAGGGCCTCTCGGCTACCGCCGGTTGGCTCGGGAAAGAGCGGGTTCGCTTGTATTGATCAGGAAATCTCCTAGTTGGCAGCTCCGACTCTAGCCGATCGATGACGGTCTGTGACGACTCAATCTGGAGGGTAAGTGGAGGGCCATCGAGTCAACCGCGCGCCTGCTGGGCAACACACGCCGCCGGCGTCCTGCACGGACGCAGCAAATCGCCGTCGCGGGGCACAGCCGGAGAGGCCGCGGGGTCGCGGTGGCCGCGGTCTGGCGGTCATGAGCAGCATGAATGCGTCGGCCATCGTGGACCGCAGAGGCCAACCTCGCCGGCTCGTGTCAGCGATGCGTCCGCCCATCCTCCGCGCCGTCCCTCATCGACTCGCAAGCACCTTGGTCCCTGCCGGGTGCGGATGGAGACAACTCATTCCCGATAGCGTCTCCTCGAGGTCGAGAGGGGACCACCCATGCCGCTGCGCTCCGTTCTGCTGTTCGTCATCGCCGCGCTGTTCGAGATCGGCGGCGCCTGGCTCGTCTGGCAGGGAGTACGAGAGCACAAGGGATGGGTGTGGATCGGCGCGGGAGCCATCGCCCTCGGGCTCTACGGGTTCGTCGCCACCCTCCAGCCCGACGCCAACTTCGGCCGCATCCTGGCCGCCTATGGCGGAGTGTTCGTCGCCGGCTCACTCGCATGGGGCATGCTCATCGACGGCTTCCGCCCGGACCGCTGGGACCTCACCGGCGCGGTCCTCTGTCTCGCAGGGGTCGCCGTCATCATGTACGCCCCGCGTTCTGGCTGATCCCATCATCCGCAGCTTCCCGACTCTCATCCGGGCGTTGCGGACGGCAGCCCGTCGTACGCGCGGCTTGCCCGCGGGATGCGGCCCGTGACGGCACTTTGAGCAGGGCCGGGGAAACCAGTGCTCGGTTCCGGTGGAATGCCGTACTGACCAGGTGCTGCAAGGATCGGCCGGATGGAGGGATACCTGCTTGTCCTGGCGTTGGCGGCACTGCCCGCGGCGGGGAACTTCCTCGGCGGCCTGGCCTCGGAGGCGTTCCGTGTCTCGGGCAACGGACTGGGTGTCGCCCTACACGCCGCTGCTGGGGTGGTCCTCGCCGTCGTCGGTCTCGAGCTGATGCCGGAGGCGCTGGCGTCGTCCACACCGTGGGTGCCGATCGTCGCGTTCGTCGGCGGCGGCGGGTTTTTCCTCGCTCTGGACAAGGTGATCGGCTATGTCCAGGCCAGGTTCGCCCCCGACGGACAGTCGGGTCCGTGGGCGATCTTCTCCGGGGTATCGCTCGACCTGTTCAGCGACGGCGTGATGATCGGTACTGGCACCGTCGTCAACCCCGCGCTGGGCCTGTTGCTTGCCGCAGGCCAGGTGCCGGCCGATATCCCCGAGGGCTTCGCAGCGGTGGCGACCCTGCGCCGAGCGGGGGTCTCGCGCAGTCGGCGCCTTGCACTGGCGGCCGCCTTCGCCATCCCGATCCTGATCGGCGCCACCCTGGGGTACTTCGCCCTGCGTTCCGCGCCGGAGCTGGT is a window from the Georgenia muralis genome containing:
- a CDS encoding dihydrofolate reductase, whose protein sequence is MLGLIWAQAHDRVIGAGGTMPWHLPEDLAHFRRTTTGSAVVMGRATWDSLDPRYRPLPGRTNVVLSRRGAQVDGALLADDLDVALARAGDGDVWVIGGAEVFAQVIDRADTLVVTDIDIDVDGDTRAPAIDDAVWAVLSADPDRGWHTAANGLRYRFTTYGRA
- a CDS encoding VOC family protein encodes the protein MSQTVAPISNRPVEDLLPAATAMGSVTLLVGDLDLMTTYYRDGVLLQVLRAEGDEVSLGRHGVELLVLRHDPSLPPGSPRSAGLFHTAFLFEDHASLAAVVASLAVRAPRTFAGSSDHLVSEAFYFTDPEGNGVELYVDRPRDAWVWTGDRVKQVAMATHYLDPNRFLAEHLTDEARDLITTTDRTVPATLPGAVVGHVHLQVGDVPTARDFYVAMLGFEETTTYGTQALFVAAGGYHHHMAMNTWNSAGAGPRVPALGLGTVDIVVPTAQDVAALSERMRGHGVDVRHDGAVLRLNDPWNNLIEVRAA
- a CDS encoding YnfA family protein, which codes for MPLRSVLLFVIAALFEIGGAWLVWQGVREHKGWVWIGAGAIALGLYGFVATLQPDANFGRILAAYGGVFVAGSLAWGMLIDGFRPDRWDLTGAVLCLAGVAVIMYAPRSG
- a CDS encoding ZIP family metal transporter, which codes for MEGYLLVLALAALPAAGNFLGGLASEAFRVSGNGLGVALHAAAGVVLAVVGLELMPEALASSTPWVPIVAFVGGGGFFLALDKVIGYVQARFAPDGQSGPWAIFSGVSLDLFSDGVMIGTGTVVNPALGLLLAAGQVPADIPEGFAAVATLRRAGVSRSRRLALAAAFAIPILIGATLGYFALRSAPELVTLSVLALTGGALTAVVIEEMVPEAHTASRENGEEDTEEPRLNALALVAGFALFAAISAYLGE